From the genome of Perca flavescens isolate YP-PL-M2 chromosome 1, PFLA_1.0, whole genome shotgun sequence, one region includes:
- the wdr93 gene encoding WD repeat-containing protein 93, protein MSMYTREGTQDAYMGAACKTETSGKETPSLELSDATQLPESTNCLACSEDGRYLSLGHSQGLSVWCASSLICAAEWLQDTMEITSIQMTRMAERAYLLGTVDDMGVARVFAYHREGIHLFSVINIMENINKRSICLTFELSEGGDYGAASISCNSIVWLEVYHFPSEAWLKELDKRERENQEPNLSGDLDVKWSPVAMVIKIKPPKFPAGTALDDPLKVLQMTDFFTHCLALDVDTSSSRQWEEQSFDTSAGKPKETDESPRRCTQHFLLPCGQFPGDSKAKSQPAGLPVAVCVWWGGSHHLLQYLLQKAPKNKPDVEPMPDVLWPNAKEILCSAVSRCTRYIALGLDDALACVWDRQSGSPLSVVFVSAADSAFFRMQFVDYWPESPDDSQTFTAAKVYLLVLCKSGAMYTVTTGRGAQSCTVQLSERSKDSGDLPTVTASVPFLQSLSLVVQRNGKMFLQDVINKTTVCFLIPPTTHLIATPCNPVYALNSKQQTLYIKGDQNPSCSTSSEGGSQSQLFIFRFGEADIIKQYVVSLPDSARQQNTLSCVNLEETCNLYLHQRALSMEERNKAITQTWKQLHETAVMVQQRHSRAAAS, encoded by the exons ATGTCCATGTACACCAGAGAAGGTACTCAAGATGCATATATGGGGGCAGCTTGCAAaactgaaacatctggaaaggaAACGCCTAGTTTGGAACTGTCCGATGCAACACAG CTTCCAGAGAGCACCAACTGCTTGGCGTGCTCGGAAGACGGCAGGTACCTCAGCTTGGGTCACTCCCAGGGCTTGTCTGTATGGTGTGCATCTTCTCTGATCTGTGCTGCAGAGTGGCTGCAGGACACAATGGAAATAACATCTATTCAAATGACCAGAATGGCTGAGAGAGCCTATCTGCTTGGCACTGTTGATGATATGG GTGTTGCCAGAGTCTTTGCATATCACCGTGAAGGCATTCACCTCTTCAGTGTTATTAACATCATG GAAAATATCAACAAAAGGAGCATTTGCTTGACATTTGAACTGTCTGAAGGGGGAGATTATGGAGCTGCGTCAATCAGCT GTAACAGtattgtttggctcgaggtctaTCACTTTCCCTCAGAAGCATGGCTGAAAGAGttagacaagagagagagagaaaatcag GAGCCAAACCTATCTGGAGATCTGGATGTGAAATGGTCTCCAGTTGCAATGGTGATTAAAATCAAGCCACCCAAATTTCCAGCAG GGACGGCATTAGATGATCCCCTTAAGGTGTTGCAAATGACAGACTTTTTTACGCACTGTTTGGCTCTGGATGTAGACACCAGCAGCAGTCGTCAATGGGAGGAACAGTCTTTTGATACAAGTGCAGGAAAACCAAAGGAAACTGATGAAAGCCCAAG ACGTTGCACCCAGCACTTTCTTCTGCCTTGTGGTCAGTTTCCTGGTGACAGTAAAGCAAAGTCTCAGCCAG CTGGATTGCCTgttgctgtctgtgtgtggtggggtGGCAGCCATCATCTTCTTCAGTATTTGCTGCAAAAAGCACCAAAGAACAAACCAG ATGTGGAACCCATGCCAGATGTCTTGTGGCCAAATGCAAAGGAAATCCTTTGCTCTGCTGTCAGTAGATGCACCCGTTACATAGCTCTTGGGCTTGATGATGCTTTGGCTTGTGTGTGGGACAGGCAGTCTG GGTCTCCATTGTCTGTTGTCTTCGTGTCAGCAGCAGACAGTGCCTTCTTTAGGATGCAATTTGTGGATTACTGGCCAGAATCTCCTGATGATTCCCAGACTTTTACTGCAGCAAAAGTCTATCTTTTGGTGTTGTGTAAAAGTGGAGCAATGTATACAGTCACCACAGGACGAGGGGCACAATCCTGCACAGTGCAGCTCTCTGAAAG GTCAAAAGACAGCGGCGACCTCCCAACTGTCACTGCATCAGTGCCATTCCTGCAGAGTTTG TCACTTGTGgtgcaaagaaatggaaaaatgttcCTCCAAGATGTCATCAACAAAACCACTGTGTGCTTCTTGATTCCTCCCACAACTCATCTGATTGCCACACCCTGCAATCCTGTTTATGCTCTGAACAGCAAACAGCAGACTCTGTACATAAAAG GTGACCAGAACCCCAGCTGCAGTACTTCTTCTGAAGGAGGAAGCCAGAGTCAGCTTTTCATCTTCCGTTTTGGAGAGGCTGACATCATCAAGCAATATGTTGTTTCACTTCCAGACTCTGCACGACAACAAAACACACTGAGCTGTGTTAATCTAGAGGAAACCTGCAATCTCTACCTCCACCAAAG AGCGCTGTCTATGGAAGAAAGGAACAAAGCTATAACACAGACATGGAAGCAGCTACATGAAACTGCAGTGATGGTGCAACAAAGACACAGCAGAGCTGCAGCCAGCTGA
- the LOC114556979 gene encoding putative gonadotropin-releasing hormone II receptor, whose translation MNPQKMNTTPCDTAATRYHLTTDHQLNASCNNSSPFSNWTVGGDALQLPTFTTAAKIRVIITCILCGISAFCNLAVLWAAHRDGKRKSHVRVLIINLTVADLLVTFIVMPVDAVWNITVQWLAGDFACRLLMFLKLQAMYSCAFVTVVISLDRQSAILNPLAISKARKRNRVMLTVAWGMSVMLSVPQMFLFHNVTIIHPEDFTQCATRGSFVTHWHETAYNMFTFSCLFLLPLVIMITCYTRIFCEISKRLKKDNLPSNEVHLRCSKNNIPRARMRTLKMSIVIVSSFIICWTPYYLLGLWYWFFPEDLEGKVPHSLTHILFIFGLVNACLDPVIYGLFTIHFRKGLRRFYCNATTKSNLDNITVLTASFTCATNSLPLKREVSPASQERFMLSSDDNHSKAELMSTRSSFLTADNDADRDLKRSCPESIK comes from the exons ATGAAC CCTCAGAAAATGAACACCACTCCGTGTGACACTGCAGCAACCAGGTATCACCTGACAACAGACCACCAACTGAACGCTAGCTGCAACAACTCCTCGCCCTTTTCCAACTGGACAGTGGGGGGTGATGCCCTGCAGCTGCCCACATTCACCACAGCAGCCAAAATCAGAGTGATTATTACCTGCATTCTATGTGGCATATCTGCCTTTTGCAACCTTGCTGTGCTTTGGGCGGCACACAGAGATGGGAAACGCAAATCCCACGTCAGGGTGCTGATAATCAACCTGACGGTGGCTGATCTGCTGGTCACCTTCATTGTGATGCCTGTGGATGCCGTGTGGAACATCACAGTCCAGTGGCTAGCTGGGGACTTtgcctgcaggctgctgatgtTTCTTAAGCTGCAGGCGATGTACTCCTGCGCCTTTGTCACTGTGGTGATCAGTCTGGATAGGCAGTCAGCCATCCTCAACCCTCTGGCTATCAGTAAAGCCAGAAAGAGGAACAGAGTCATGCTGACTGTGGCGTGGGGCATGAGTGTCATGCTGTCAGTCCCTCAG ATGTTCCTTTTTCACAATGTGACCATCATTCACCCCGAGGACTTCACTCAGTGTGCCACACGTGGAAGTTTTGTCACTCACTGGCATGAAACGGCCTACAACATGTTCACTTTTTCCTGCCTGTTCCTGCTGCCTCTGGTCATCATGATCACCTGCTACACCAGGATCTTCTGTGAGATCTCCAAACGACTGAAAAAAGACAACT TGCCCTCCAATGAAGTGCATTTGCGGTGTTCGAAGAATAACATCCCCAGAGCCCGGATGAGAACTCTAAAAATGAGTATTGTGATTGTCTCGTCTTTCATTATCTGCTGGACTCCATACTACCTGCTGGGCCTCTGGTACTGGTTCTTCCCTGAGGACCTTGAGGGGAAGGTCCCCCACTCACTGACCCACATCCTGTTCATCTTTGGGCTCGTCAACGCCTGCCTGGACCCAGTCATCTACGGCCTGTTCACCATTCACTTCCGTAAGGGGCTCCGGAGGTTTTACTGCAATGCCACCACGAAGTCCAACCTGGACAACATCACGGTTTTAACTGCATCTTTTACTTGTGCTACCAACTCGTTGCCACTGAAAAGAGAGGTGAGCCCTGCCAGCCAGGAGAGGTTCATGTTGAGCAGTGATGATAACCACAGCAAAGCAGAGTTGATGTCAACAAGAAGCAGCTTTTTAACAGCAGACAACGATGCAGATAGAGATCTGAAGCGGTCCTGCCCTGAGAGCATCAAATGA